One segment of Nothobranchius furzeri strain GRZ-AD chromosome 13, NfurGRZ-RIMD1, whole genome shotgun sequence DNA contains the following:
- the LOC107380589 gene encoding extracellular calcium-sensing receptor-like, which yields MNGDFVIGGAFSLHYTMDAVIHNYTTKPEPPRCTGRLNNRGLRFARAMIFAVEEINNSTEFLPGFRVGYQIYDSCVPAPVPTHIGFQIANGLDPVFYKDKNCSQSGTVIAVVGDGGSTQTIGLLHIIGSFNIPVVSHYATCACLSDKRQYPTFFRTIPSDQFQADALAKLVKHFGWTWIGAVRSDSDYGNYGMASFLAAAQREGICVEYSVSFYRTNSRSKIQSIADVIRRSTAVVVVVFTTSGDMSVLLEELAREPPPPRQWIGSEGWITDSNYLSYTFCAGAIGVGIQQAVIPGLREFLLDLSQSKVAAASILTEFWEDAFNCTLTKTAHSKKRVCDGTEDLKTLKSPYTDTSQLRITNMVYKAVYAVAHAIHNSVCQETNLTIQCDKDVRLEAKQVLTQLKKVNFTRNGYPVSFDANGDPVAFYELVNWQKSESGVTELVTVGYYDASLPKGQEFRINRNITWMDYKTKVPVSVCSESCSPGTRKVLQKGKPICCYDCIPCPEGEISNMTDSPDCFPCPSELWPNAQRDACFPKPVEFLSYDEVLAIILAAFSVSGACLAIITAAIFFHHRTTPIVRANNSELSFLLLFSLTLCFLCSLTFIGAPSDWSCMLRHTAFGIIFVLCISCVLGKTVVVLMAFKATLPGSNVMKWFGPPQQRMTVVFFTFVQVLICTLWLLLSPPYPMKNLSTYKEKIILECALGSAVGFWAVLGYIGLLAVFCFVLAVLARKLPDNFNEAKLITFSMLIFCAVWLTFIPAYVSSPGKFTVAVEIFAILASSFGLILCIFAPKCLIILFQPEKNSKKHVMKKN from the exons ATGAATGGAGACTTTGTTATTGGCGGGGCTTTCTCCCTACACTACACGATGGATGCAGTGATTCATAACTACACCACCAAGCCTGAGCCTCCAAGATGCACTGGGAG GTTGAATAACCGGGGTCTCCGCTTTGCTCGTGCAATGATCTTTGCTGTCGAAGAAATAAACAACAGTACAGAGTTCCTGCCGGGCTTCAGAGTAGGATATCAGATCTACGACTCGTGTGTCCCAGCACCTGTGCCCACACATATTGGGTTTCAGATAGCAAACGGGCTAGACCCCGTCTTTTACAAAGACAAAAATTGCTCTCAGTCTGGTACGGTGATTGCTGTTGTTGGGGATGGTGGCTCCACACAAACAATCGGCTTGTTGCACATTATTGGATCCTTTAACATCCCCGTT GTCAGCCATTATGCCACATGTGCCTGTCTGTCAGATAAGAGGCAGtacccaacatttttcagaacaaTTCCCAGTGACCAGTTCCAGGCTGATGCACTGGCAAAGCTGGTGAAACACTTTGGCTGGACTTGGATAGGTGCTGTCCGCTCAGACTCAGATTATGGAAATTATGGGATGGCGTCTTTTCTTGCTGCAGCACAGAGAGAGGGAATCTGTGTGGAATACTCTGTATCCTTCTATCGAACCAATTCACGGAGCAAGATTCAGAGCATAGCTGATGTCATCCGCAG ATCGACAGCAGTTGTTGTAGTAGTGTTTACAACATCCGGAGATATGAGTGTGCTGTTGGAGGAGCTGGCTCGCGAGCCTCCACCGCCTCGTCAGTGGATCGGAAGTGAGGGCTGGATAACTGACTCAAACTATTTGAGCTACACATTTTGTGCAGGAGCCATCGGAGTTGGAATTCAGCAGGCTGTCATCCCAGGTCTAAGAGAATTCCTACTGGATCTCTCTCAATCCAAAGTGGCTGCAGCCTCAATATTAACTGAGTTCTGGGAGGATGCTTTCAACTGCACGCTGACAAAAA CTGCTCATTCAAAAAAGAGAGTGTGTGATGGAACTGAAGACCTGAAAACGCTGAAAAGCCCGTACACAGATACGTCTCAATTAAGAATCACTAACATGGTGTACAAGGCTGTTTATGCAGTAGCTCATGCTATTCACAATTCTGTGTGTCAGGAAACTAATCTAACAATTCAGTGTGACAAAGACGTACGACTGGAAGCTAAGCAG GTTTTGACTCAATTAAAGAAAGTCAACTTCACCCGTAATGGTTATCCTGTGTCATTTGATGCTAACGGAGATCCTGTAGCTTTTTATGAGCTGGTCAACTGGCAGaagagtgagagtggagttactgAGCTGGTAACAGTAGGGTACTATGATGCATCACTGCCTAAAGGACAGGAGTTTCGCATAAACAGAAACATAACCTGGATGGATTACAAAACAAAG GTCCCAGTATCAGTGTGCTCTGAGAGTTGTTCTCCAGGAACTCGTAAAGTCCTGCAGAAAGGTAAACCCATCTGCTGCTATGATTGTATACCATGTCCTGAAGGAGAGATTAGCAACATGACAG ATTCTCCAGACTGTTTCCCGTGTCCCAGTGAATTGTGGCCTAATGCACAAAGAGACGCTTGTTTCCCCAAACCTGTGGAGTTTCTTTCCTATGATGAAGTCCTGGCAATCATCCTGGCTGCATTCTCTGTTAGTGGGGCCTGTCTGGCCATCATAACAGCAGCTATTTTCTTTCATCACAGAACAACTCCAATTGTCAGAGCCAACAACTCTGAGctgagcttcctgctgctcttctctCTGACTCTGTGTTTCTTATGTTCATTAACTTTCATCGGAGCTCCCTCTGATTGGTCCTGCATGCTGCGACACACAGCGTTTGGTATCATCTTTGTTCTCTGTATCTCCTGTGTTCTTGGCAAAACTGTAGTGGTTTTAATGGCCTTTAAAGCTACACTTCCAGGTAGTAATGTCATGAAATGGTTTGGGCCTCCACAGCAAAGAATGACTGTGGTGTTTTTTACATTTGTTCAAGTTTTAATCTGTACTCTGTGGCTGTTACTCAGCCCTCCATACCCAATGAAGAATCTGAGCACATACAAGGAGAAGATCATCCTGGAATGTGCATTAGGTTCTGCTGTTGGGTTCTGGGCTGTGCTCGGGTACATTGGCCTgctggctgttttctgctttgtgttagctgttctagctcggaaactacctgataattttaatgaagccaagctgataaccttcagcatgctgatattctgtgcagtgtggctcaccttcatcCCAGCATATGTCAGCTCTCCTGGAAAATTTACTGTAGCTGTGGAGATATTTGCTATTCTGGCCTCCAGTTTTGGACTGATTCTGTGTATATTTGCTCCAAAGTGTCTCATCATCTTATTTCAGCCTGAGAAGAACTCTAAGAAACATGTAAtgaaaaaaaactga
- the LOC107380062 gene encoding extracellular calcium-sensing receptor-like: MDGDFIIGGVLSFHYQLYTVIYNYTVKPEPLRCTGRFDAEDLQFSRAMMFAIEEINNSSELLPNIKLGYQICDSCASVLMAIHAAFQLVNGRDPVFYKNSNCSHTGVVIAVVGESGSTPSISMSRIMGSFNIPLVSHAATCSCLSDKQQFPTFFRTIPSDQFQADALAKLVKHFGWTWIGAVRSESDYGNYGMASFIAAAQREGICVEYSVSFLRTDPHNKIQRVADVIRRSTAVVVVAFAVFGEMNVLYEELVREPSPPRQWIGSEGWITDPLLMSHSLFAGAIGVGIQRSVIPGLRNFLLDLSPTEVAASSMLTQFWEEAFNCTLTKNNDSGKRVCDGTEDLKTLKNPYTDTSQLRGVNMVYKAVYAIAHATHSAVCQDTNFTSICDKHKILESKPVLAELRKVNFSRNGYPVSFDANGDPAAFYELVNWQKSESGVIELVTVGYYDASLSKGKEFNMGRNITWVNGGTQVPVSVCSDICRPGSRKVLQKGKPICCYDCITCPEGEISNTTDSPDCSPCPSELWPNAQRDACFPIPVEFLSYDEVLAIILAAFSVSGACLAIITAAIFFHHRRTPIVRANNSELSFLLLFSLTLCFLCSLTFIGAPSDLSCMLRHTAFGVIFVLCISCVLGKTVVVLMAFKATLPGSNVMKWFGPPQQRLTVVFLTLIQVIICTVWLLLSPPFPMKNVSTYKEKIILECALGSAVGFWAVLGYIGLLAVFCFVLAVLARKLPDNFNEAKLITFSMLIFCAVWLTFIPAYVSSPGKFTVAVEIFAILASSFGLILCIFAPKCFIILFQPEKNSKKHVMNKN; encoded by the exons ATGGATGGAGACTTTATTATTGGAGGTGTTTTGTCTTTTCACTACCAACTGTACACGGTGATTTATAACTACACCGTGAAGCCTGAACCTCTAAGATGCACAGGAAG GTTTGATGCTGAAGATCTGCAGTTCTCCCGTGCAATGATGTTTGCTATTGAGGAGATAAACAACAGCTCAGAGCTGCTGCCGAACATCAAACTTGGATATCAGATCTGTGACTCGTGTGCTTCAGTTCTTATGGCTATACATGCAGCTTTTCAACTAGTAAATGGTCGAGACCCAGTGTTTTACAAAAACAGTAATTGTTCCCATACTGGTGTAGTGATAGCTGTTGTTGGTGAGTCCGGATCCACGCCATCCATCAGCATGTCACGCATCATGGGGTCCTTCAACATACCTTTG GTCAGCCATGCTGCTACGTGTTCCTGTCTGTCAGACAAGCAGCAGTTCCCAACTTTCTTCAGAACAATTCCCAGTGACCAGTTCCAGGCTGATGCACTGGCCAAGCTGGTGAAACACTTTGGCTGGACTTGGATAGGTGCTGTCCGCTCAGAGTCTGATTATGGAAATTATGGCATGGCGTCTTTTATTGCTGCAGCACAGAGAGAGGGAATCTGTGTGGAGTACTCTGTATCCTTCTTACGGACTGATCCACATAACAAAATCCAGAGAGTAGCTGATGTTATTCGCAG GTcaacagctgtggttgttgtggcGTTTGCTGTCTTTGGTGAGATGAATGTTCTGTACGAGGAGCTGGTTCGGGAGCCTTCACCACCTCGTCAGTGGATAGGAAGTGAGGGTTGGATAACTGACCCACTCTTGATGAGCCACAGTCTCTTCGCAGGAGCCATTGGAGTTGGAATCCAGCGGTCCGTCATCCCAGGGCTGAGAAACTTCCTACTGGACCTTTCTCCCACTGAAGTAGCTGCCTCCTCAATGCTGACTCAGTTCTGGGAGGAGGCATTCAACTGCACACTCACAAaaa ATAATGACTCAGGCAAGAGAGTGTGTGATGGAACTGAAGACCTAAAAACTCTGAAGAACCCGTACACTGACACGTCCCAGTTAAGAGGCGTTAACATGGTGTATAAAGCTGTTTATGCAATAGCTCATGCCACTCACAGTGCCGTGTGTCAGGACACAAACTTCACCTCTATCTGTGACAAACACAAAATATTGGAGTCCAAACCG GTCTTAGCAGAACTACGGAAAGTCAACTTCTCCAGAAATGGTTATCCTGTATCATTTGATGCTAACggagatcctgcagctttttatgagctggtcaactggcagaagagtgagagtggagttattgAGCTGGTAACAGTAGGGTACTATGATGCATCACTGTCAAAGGGAAAGGAATTTAATATGGGCAGGAATATAACGTGGGTAAACGGTGGCACACAA GTCCCAGTGTCCGTGTGCTCTGACATTTGTCGTCCAGGAAGTCGTAAAGTCCTTCAGAAAGGAAAACCCATCTGCTGCTATGACTGTATAACATGTCCTGAAGGAGAAATTAGCAACACAACAG ATTCTCCAGACTGTTCCCCGTGTCCCAGTGAATTGTGGCCTAATGCACAAAGAGACGCTTGTTTCCCCATACCTGTGGAGTTTCTTTCCTATGATGAAGTCCTGGCAATCATCCTGGCTGCATTCTCTGTTAGTGGGGCCTGTCTGGCCATCATAACAGCAGCTATTTTCTTTCATCACAGAAGAACTCCAATTGTCAGAGCCAACAACTCTGAGctgagcttcctgctgctcttctctCTGACTCTGTGTTTCTTATGTTCATTAACTTTCATCGGAGCTCCCTCTGATTTGTCCTGCATGCTGCGACACACAGCGTTTGGTGTCATCTTTGTTCTCTGTATCTCCTGTGTTCTTGGCAAAACTGTAGTGGTTTTAATGGCCTTTAAAGCTACACTTCCAGGTAGTAATGTCATGAAATGGTTTGGGCCTCCACAACAAAGACTGACTGTTGTGTTTCTTACTTTAATTCAAGTCATAATTTGCACTGTGTGGCTGTTACTCAGCCCTCCATTCCCAATGAAGAATGTGAGCACATACAAGGAGAAGATCATCCTGGAATGTGCATTAGGTTCTGCTGTTGGGTTCTGGGCTGTGCTCGGGTACATTGGCCTgctggctgttttctgctttgtgttagctgttctagctcggaaactacctgataattttaatgaagccaagctgataaccttcagcatgctgatattctgtgcagtgtggctcaccttcatcCCAGCATATGTCAGCTCTCCTGGAAAATTTACTGTAGCTGTGGAGATATTTGCTATTCTGGCCTCCAGTTTTGGACTGATTCTGTGTATATTTGCTCCAAAGTGTTTCATCATCTTATTTCAGCCTGAGAAGAATTCTAAGAAACATGTAATGAACAAAAACTGA
- the LOC139062410 gene encoding extracellular calcium-sensing receptor-like, with amino-acid sequence METRSVLVGLRLAVSLLKLMSFVCGGSLGGLTKTIERTEAQAGSDVSFEASPMKCILQGTPRLPALSMNGDFVIGGAFSLHYTMDAVIHNYTTKPEPPRCTGRFNARGLRFVRAMIFAIEEINNSTEFLPGLRVGYQIYDSCVSSPVSTQIGFQITNGLDSLFYKDKTCSQTGMVIAVVGDDGSTPSISLSRITGSFNIPIVSHDATCACLSDKQQYPTFFRTIPSDQFQADALAKLVKHFGWTWIGAVRSDSDYGNNGMASFLAAAKREGICVEYSVSFYRTDPRSKIQRIADVIRRSTAIVVVAFTASGDMSVLLEELARDPPPPRQWMGSEGWITDPNYLRYTFCAGAIGVAIQQSVIPGLREFLLDLSYTGIVASPCLTEFWEDAFNCTLTKAADSKKRVCEGTENIKTLKSPYTETSQLRITNMVYKAVYAIAHAIHSAVCQETNLITQCDKNINLESKQVLTQLKKVNFTRNSYPVSFDANGDPAAFYELVNWQKSESGVIDLVTVGYYDASLPKGQEFYIKRNITWVDGNTKVPVSVCSESCRPGTRKVLQKGKPICCYDCIPCPEGEISNTTDSPDCFPCPSELWPNAQRDACFPKPVEFLSYDEVLAIILAAFSVSGACLAIITAAIFFHHRTTPIVRANNSELSFLLLFSLTLCFLCSLTFIGAPSDWSCMLRHTAFGIIFVLCISCVLGKTVVVLMAFKATLPGSNVMKWFGPPQQRMTVVFFTFIQIIICTVWLLLSPPFPMKNLSTYKEKIILECALGSAVGFWAVLGYIGLLAVFCFVLAVLARKLPDNFNEAKLITFSMLIFCAVWLTFIPAYVSSPGKFTVAVEIFAILASSFGLILCIFAPKCFIILFQSDKNSKKYLMNKT; translated from the exons ATGGAGACCAGATCTGTACTTGTTGGTCTGAGACTAGCAGTGAGTTTGTTGAAGCTGATGTCATTTGTCTGTGGTGGTTCTCTAGGTGGTCTAACAAAAACGATTGAGCGTACAGAGGCTCAGGCGGGCAGTGATGTCAGTTTTGAGGCTTCACCGATGAAATGTATTCTACAAGGAACTCCTCGTTTACCTGCATTGTCAATGAATGGAGACTTTGTTATTGGCGGGGCTTTCTCCTTACACTACACGATGGATGCAGTGATTCATAACTACACCACCAAGCCTGAGCCTCCAAGATGCACTGGGAG GTTTAATGCCCGGGGTCTGCGCTTTGTTCGTGCAATGATCTTTGCTATTGAGGAAATAAACAACAGTACAGAGTTCCTGCCGGGCCTCAGAGTAGGATATCAGATCTACGACTCGTGTGTCTCATCACCTGTGTCCACGCAGATTGGCTTTCAAATAACAAATGGTCTAGACTCTTTATTTTACAAAGACAAGACGTGCTCTCAGACTGGTATGGTGATTGCTGTTGTTGGGGATGATGGCTCCACACCATCCATCAGTCTGTCGCGTATCACTGGATCCTTCAATATCCCTATT GTCAGTCATGATGCCACCTGTGCCTGCCTATCAGATAAGCAGCAGTACCCAACGTTTTTCAGAACAATTCCCAGTGACCAGTTCCAGGCTGACGCACTGGCCAAGCTTGTGAAACACTTTGGCTGGACGTGGATAGGTGCTGTTCGTTCTGACTCAGACTATGGAAATAATGGGATGGCGTCTTTTCTTGCAGCAGCAAAGAGAGAGGGGATATGTGTGGAGTACTCTGTATCCTTCTATCGAACAGACCCTCGTAGCAAGATCCAGAGGATAGCTGATGTCATCCGCAG GTCAACAGCCATTGTTGTTGTGGCATTTACAGCATCTGGAGATATGAGTGTATTGTTAGAGGAGCTGGCTCGGGACCCTCCACCACCTCGCCAGTGGATGGGAAGTGAGGGCTGGATAACTGACCCAAACTATTTGAGATACACTTTTTGTGCAGGAGCCATAGGAGTTGCAATCCAACAGTCTGTCATCCCAGGTCTAAGAGAATTCCTTCTGGATCTTTCTTACACTGGGATAGTTGCCTCTCCGTGTCTTACTGAATTTTGGGAGGATGCATTCAACTGCACACtgacaaaag CTGCTGATTCAAAAAAGAGAGTGTGTGAAGGAACTgaaaacataaaaacactgaaaagcCCATACACAGAAACATCTCAGCTAAGAATCACTAACATGGTGTACAAGGCTGTTTATGCAATAGCTCATGCTATTCACAGTGCAGTGTGTCAGGAAACAAATCTCATCACTCAGTGTGACAAAAACATCAACTTGGAATCCAAACAg GTTTTGACCCAATTAAAGAAAGTCAACTTCACCCGCAACAGTTATCCTGTATCATTTGATGCAAACggagatcctgcagctttttatgagctggtcaactggcagaagagtgagagtggagttattgATCTGGTAACAGTAGGGTACTATGATGCATCACTGCCTAAAGGACAGGAGTTTTACATTAAAAGGAACATAACCTGGGTGGATGGTAACACAAAG GTCCCAGTATCAGTGTGCTCTGAAAGTTGTCGTCCAGGAACTCGTAAAGTCCTGCAGAAAGGAAAACCCATCTGCTGCTATGATTGTATACCATGTCCTGAAGGAGAGATTAGTAACACAACAG ATTCTCCAGACTGTTTCCCGTGTCCCAGTGAATTGTGGCCTAATGCACAAAGAGACGCTTGTTTCCCCAAACCTGTGGAGTTTCTTTCCTATGATGAAGTCCTGGCAATCATCCTGGCTGCATTCTCTGTTAGTGGGGCCTGTCTGGCCATCATAACAGCAGCTATTTTCTTTCATCACAGAACAACTCCAATTGTCAGAGCCAACAACTCTGAGctgagcttcctgctgctcttctctCTGACTCTGTGTTTCTTATGTTCATTAACTTTCATCGGAGCTCCCTCTGATTGGTCCTGCATGCTGCGACACACAGCGTTTGGCATCATCTTTGTTCTCTGTATCTCCTGTGTTCTTGGCAAAACTGTAGTGGTTTTAATGGCCTTTAAAGCTACACTTCCAGGTAGTAATGTCATGAAATGGTTTGGGCCTCCACAACAAAGAATGACTGTTGTGTTTTTCACATTTATTCAAATCATAATCTGTACGGTGTGGTTGTTACTCAGCCCTCCATTCCCAATGAAGAATCTGAGCACATACAAGGAGAAGATCATCCTGGAATGTGCATTAGGTTCTGCTGTTGGGTTCTGGGCTGTGCTCGGGTACATTGGCCTgctggctgttttctgctttgtgttagctgttctagctcggaaactacctgataattttaatgaagccaagctgataaccttcagcatgctgatattctgtgcagtgtggctcaccttcatcCCAGCATATGTCAGCTCTCCTGGAAAATTTACTGTAGCTGTGGAGATATTTGCTATTCTGGCCTCCAGTTTTGGACTGATTCTGTGTATATTTGCTCCAAAGTGTTTCATCATCTTATTTCAGTCAGATAAAAACTCTAAGAAATATTTAATGAACAAAACTTGA
- the LOC107380061 gene encoding extracellular calcium-sensing receptor — protein MDGDFVVGGVFSFHYQLYTVIHNYTIKPEPLRCTGRFNARDLRFSFTMIFAIEEINNSTALLPGIKLGYQIYDSCASVPMATQVAFQLSNGQDPVFYKDSNCSQSEMVAAAIGDSGSTPSITMTRIIGSFNIPLVSHFATCACLSDKQQYPSFFRTIPSDQFQADALAKLVKHFGWTWIGAVRSDSDYGNYGMASFLAAAHREGICVEYSISFYRTDPLSKIQRVADVIRRSTATVVVAFTASGETRVLLEELARELPPPRQWIGSEGWITDPSYLSYSFCAGAIGVAIQRSVIPGLRDFLLDLSPSEVATSSVLTEFWEDAFNCSLKKNANPDKRVCDGFEDIKTLKNPFTDTSQLRISNMVYKAVYAIAHAIHNAVCWETNFTTQCDKLIRRDSKQVLTELKMVNFSRNGYPVSFDANGDPVAFYELVNWQKSESGVVELVTVGYYDASLPEGQQFRLMRNMSWVEGSKHVPVSVCTESCPPGTRKVLQKGKPICCYDCTPCPEGEISNTTDSPDCLPCPSELWPNAQRDACFPKPVEFLSYDEVLAIILAAFSVSGACLAIITAAIFFHHRTTPIVRANNSELSFLLLFSLTLCFLCSLTFIGAPSDWSCMLRHTAFGITFVLCISCVLGKTVVVLMAFKATLPGSNVMKWFGPPQQRLTVVFFTLIQVLICTVWLLLSPPYPMKNLSTYKEKIILECALGSAVGFWAVLGYIGLLAVFCFVLAVLARKLPDNFNEAKLITFSMLIFCAVWLTFIPAYVSSPGKFTVAVEIFAILASSFGLILCIFAPKCFIILFQPEKNSKKNLISKTLLQD, from the exons ATGGATGGAGACTTTGTTGTTGGAGGTGTCTTCTCTTTTCACTATCAGCTGTACACGGTGATTCATAACTACACCATCAAGCCTGAGCCTCTACGATGCACAGGGAG GTTTAATGCAAGAGATCTGCGCTTCTCTTTTACTATGATCTTTGCGATTGAAGAGATCAACAACAGCACAGCGCTGCTGCCAGGCATTAAACTTGGGTACCAGATCTACGATTCATGTGCTTCAGTCCCTATGGCCACCCAGGTGGCATTTCAACTATCAAATGGTCAGGACCCTGTGTTTTATAAAGATAGCAATTGTTCCCAGTCTGAAATGGTGGCGGCAGCTATTGGGGACTCCGGATCCACGCCATCCATCACCATGACACGCATCATTGGGTCCTTCAACATTCCACTG GTCAGCCACTTTGCCACTTGTGCCTGTCTGTCAGACAAGCAGCAGTACCCTTCTTTTTTCAGAACCATTCCCAGTGACCAGTTCCAGGCTGATGCACTGGCCAAGCTGGTGAAACACTTTGGCTGGACTTGGATAGGCGCTGTCCGCTCAGACTCAGATTATGGAAATTATGGCATGGCGTCTTTTCTTGCTGCAGCACACAGAGAGGGAATCTGTGTGGAGTACTCCATATCCTTCTATCGAACTGACCCACTAAGCAAGATTCAGAGAGTAGCTGATGTTATCCGCAG GTCAACAGCAACAGTAGTTGTGGCTTTTACAGCTTCTGGTGAAACAAGAGTTTTGTTAGAGGAGCTGGCTCGAGAGCTTCCACCGCCTCGTCAGTGGATAGGAAGCGAGGGTTGGATAACTGACCCCAGCTACTTGAGCTACAGCTTCTGTGCAGGAGCCATCGGAGTAGCTATCCAGCGATCTGTCATCCCAGGTCTGAGAGACTTCCTACTGGATCTTTCTCCCTCTGAAGTAGCCACCTCCTCAGTGCTGACTGAGTTCTGGGAGGATGCTTTCAACTGTTCACTGAAAAAAA atgctAATCCAGATAAAAGAGTGTGTGATGGATTTGAAGAcataaaaacgctgaaaaacccgTTCACTGATACATCGCAGTTAAGAATATCTAACATGGTGTACAAGGCTGTTTATGCAATAGCTCATGCTATTCACAATGCAGTGTGTTGGGAAACAAACTTCACAACTCAGTGTGACAAACTCATCAGACGGGATTCTAAACAG GTTTTAACTGAACTCAAAATGGTTAACTTTTCTCGAAACGGTTATCCTGTATCATTTGATGCTAATGGAGATCCTGTAGCATTTTATGAGCTGGTCAATTGGCAGAAGAGTGAGAGTGGAGTTGTTGAGCTGGTAACAGTAGGGTACTACGATGCATCACTGCCAGAAGGCCAGCAGTTCCGTCTCATGAGAAACATGAGCTGGGTGGAAGGCAGCAAACAC GTCCCAGTATCAGTGTGCACTGAGAGTTGTCCTCCAGGAACTCGTAAAGTCCTGCAGAAAGGAAAACCCATCTGCTGCTATGATTGTACACCATGTCCTGAAGGAGAGATTAGTAACACAACAG attctCCAGACTGTTTGCCATGTCCCAGTGAATTGTGGCCTAATGCACAAAGAGACGCCTGTTTCCCCAAACCTGTGGAGTTTCTTTCCTATGATGAAGTCCTGGCAATCATCCTGGCTGCATTCTCTGTTAGTGGGGCCTGTCTGGCCATCATAACAGCAGCTATTTTCTTTCATCACAGAACAACTCCAATTGTCAGAGCCAACAACTCTGAGctgagcttcctgctgctcttctctCTGACTCTGTGTTTCTTATGTTCATTAACTTTCATCGGAGCTCCCTCTGATTGGTCCTGCATGCTGCGACACACAGCGTTTGGTATCACCTTTGTTCTCTGTATCTCCTGTGTTCTTGGCAAAACTGTAGTGGTTTTAATGGCCTTTAAAGCTACACTTCCAGGTAGTAATGTCATGAAATGGTTTGGGCCTCCACAGCAAAGACtgactgttgttttttttactttaattcaAGTTTTAATCTGTACTGTGTGGTTGTTACTCAGCCCTCCCTACCCAATGAAGAATCTGAGCACATACAAGGAGAAGATCATCCTGGAATGTGCATTAGGTTCTGCTGTTGGGTTCTGGGCTGTGCTCGGGTACATTGGCCTgctggctgttttctgctttgtgttagctgttctagctcggaaactacctgataattttaatgaagccaagctgataaccttcagcatgctgatattctgtgcagtgtggctcaccttcatcCCAGCATATGTCAGCTCTCCTGGAAAATTTACTGTAGCTGTGGAGATATTTGCTATTCTGGCCTCCAGTTTTGGACTGATTCTGTGTATATTTGCTCCAAAGTGTTTCATTATCTTATTTCAGCCTGAgaagaattctaagaaaaatttaATAAGCAAAACATTACTGCAAGATTAG